The Elgaria multicarinata webbii isolate HBS135686 ecotype San Diego chromosome 17, rElgMul1.1.pri, whole genome shotgun sequence genomic sequence gagagccctggctatgggagcggtatataagtgtaataaataaataaataaataaataaataaataaataaataaataaataaatttatcagaTAATGCATAAATACCTAGCTACCTCTCTTgcaaggtaggcacatgctttgcagcaattagctcaagtgcctctttattctgcagaataaacattgtttgacccatacttcatctcctctcctccttgtgtgttgacttggacttggtacaccagggaatgagctatttttgcaacaggcttatgccagaataaatgtttcagggtgcaatgctatgcaggtttagacagaaaaaaaaactcctacagctttccccagccagctatgcttttttctgtctaaaacatgcatcggattgtgcccttagtttcgTAAAATGATGATTttgttgctcagcctctgccctCTGGAAATGGTTTCTAATTTTTGAGCATCTCCTATCCAAAGAACAGCCCAGAGTGCTCTTTTAAAgcagaatcgggggggggggagatcctgtGGCTGAAACACGTTCTAATCTGTATGATCTCATGCCTAGGAGTGCAATCACATGCACGTctacttggaagaaagtcccactgagttcaatgagactttctcCCAGACaagtgtatagggttgcagcctaagtgCGTTCGTTTTTTAAGACAACTGAGGATTCTTTTAAATTGCTGATAGGGTCTTCCTTGCAGCCTGAACCTAGATATGGGTTTGGTGGCATTTTATCCCAAGCAgttgtgcctaggattgcaccctaaagcctCCTCATTGCACCAGGACCCGCCAGATAATATCAAGGCTATTTATTTACAGCGCAGACCTGTGCATGTTACTAAGATGTACATTCCACTGTACTCAGTAGGGCTTAATCCCAAGTAAGCATCCATAGGAATGAAGCCATACTTCTGTCTGTAATTCTTTAAAATATGCCTACtccatctttaaaatatttcttccccAAGGTAGCTGGCAGCATCAGACTAAGGCTATGTAAATATGAAAGCCCCGAAGCAAACATAACCATAACCTGTATAACAAGGCTTCattaccatcatcaccatcatcaaattaatcaaataataataataataataataataataataataataataataatatttcttacctgcctctctactctgatcgaggcaggtaacaataaatgataaaatacataaaactgaattaaaacataatatacattgttaaaaacatcctaaaaaaaatcctaaaaacaatcctaaaaacatcttaaaaatccactggataggcctgtcagaagagattagtctttatagctttcttgaatgctataaCTCAAAACGGCTAGGTGAAAATAAGTTTTTACGTGGCATCTACAAACTAGCCTCCAAAAGGTGCCCAATGGATAGAAAAGAAAGCTACCTTTCTACAAATGACAttatgacttcttcttcttcttcttcttcttctgcatctTCTTTTAACTGTCTCTGCAATGCGAAACTAAAATGAACATTAGCAAAAATGCACACTCAAATTTGGAAGACCTCACAGCCTCTCTCCAACGTTAATCATTCTAGAGTGAGTTTAAGTGCTTTTCATTACTCACGTGTGCCTACATAAgtaagagacttttttttttgtgatCCATAAAAATTAATCTTCATTTACATAGCCATCCTGGAACTAGATGTAAAAAAAGCACGTAacctacagatttatttatttgtttcattcatatcccaccttttttcctccaaggaacccaaggtggcatacataatcctcctcctatccattttatcctcacaacaactcagactcttgggctgagagtttgtgactggtctaaagtcacccagtgggtttccatggctgagtggggactagaacccagatctcccgactcccagtccaacaccttagccactacaccacactggctctattccTTCCAGCCcaattagccactacaccaccacagactgtattccttccagcccaattagccactacaccaccacagACTGTATTCCTTCCAGCCCGATTAAGCTCGGTAGCTTTCAGTGAGAAACATTAAAGGGGTTTCTTAAATCACTGGGGCCTGAAACGGCTTGTGCTTGGCTTGATATCAGAGGTCTGTTTTATCTTGTTCATTTTAGTTCCTGGTAGGATATTGAAGAGGGGGAAATCTTACATTCTTCATGATTTCATCTGCTCCAAGGATGCACCATGGAGGAATGGAGGACCATGGTCCCGTTTTATGGTAGAGTGTATGCTTTACATGATGAAGGTTGCAGTTTGAACCTGGGCATCTTCATATAGAAGGATTGGGGAGGAGGTGATGGAAAAGGACCTTGTCTGGCCTAGTGAACTGCTGCCAATCAGGGGTAAGAAATCTTGTGCCTACCATGCAACTGATTTAGACTACagcttctatcagccccagccaacatggccaaagcTCAGGGACTATAGGAAGAGCAGTCCACCAGGCCGCCTACCCTGTAGTGGACAATAATGGGCTAAACAGACAAATATTCAAACCTGGTTTAAGAGAAGTTTAAGGCAAAGCTGGTTTAAGACAAATATTCAAACCTGGTTTCTTAGCTTTTGAAAATGAGCATCATACCAGGGGTACATGTTTAAGAATATACAGTATTCTTTATTGACTGATTTACTCCCATGTCCTAATAGGCTTACTGCTGGAATGATCTGACCTTTTCTTAGTAAAAACTTCTGATTTTCCCTCCCCTAGACTTGAATAACCCCCTCTAAACCAATTCAGAGTCTTGCCGTGGGAAAGGAAACTCCCCGACTAATAGCAGGCTGGACCCATGTGACGAGAGAAGCAAGAGCCATGAACATCTCCCGTCTCACGATCACCGGGAGCCTGCGGGAGCTCTGGAAACCAGAGAATCTCTCCTCGATGGGAGGGTTAAATGGGAGCCAGGAGCTGGACTGGGAGGAACTGGAAAAGCTGCTGTTCCTCTTCGACAAGGACCCTGTCACCATCAGCCTCACCATCATGTACTTGGCCTCTTTTTTGGTGGGCTTCGTCGGCAACGTCATGTCGCTCCGGATGCTTACCGGGAAACGCAGCCGCCGCGTGCCCAGCCTCAGCGCCACCAGGAGCCTGCTGATCAACTTGGCCATCTGCGACCTGATGGTGGTGTGTGTCTGCATGCCCATCACGGTGGGGAACTTGATTTACAAAGCCTGGGTCTACGGGGACCTCTTGTGCAGGGCCGTGCCTTTTATCCAGGCCGTGTCGGTCTCGGCCAGCGTCCTCAGCCTCACGGTGATCAGCCTGAACCGGTATTACAGCGTGCACAACCCTCTCAATGCCAGGTCCTTCTTCACTCGCCGGAAGATCCTGAGTACCATTCTGGtggtctggatcttgtcctcggGAATCTGCATGCCCCTCATCTTTATGAACAAGCGGGATGAGATCGGAGTGGTACCAGGCCTTCCGCTGGCGTTCCCCATCTGCAGGGAGATATGGCCCCAGCAGAGAGTCAAGCAAGCCTATAGCttcctcctcttctgtgccctctACTGCCTGCCCGTCTCATTCAACATGGTCATCTGCTGCTTGACCATCCATCGACTCTGGAGCCCCACCAGGGCGCTGAGGGACAGCGGCGCTCTGAACCAGACCTTGCCGGCGTCCAGGCTGAAGATCCGCAAGAAGGTGGCCCAGATGGTGGTGGCCTTGGTCCTGCTCTTTGCCATCTCCTGGCTGCCCATTTACACCATGGACATCTGGATCGAGTTCAACAGCCCTAAGTCCTTGCAGGATGTGGCTCCATCCCCCTGGGTCCTGCAGCTTCGTCCTTTCGCCCAGTGGCTCAGTCTCACCAACTCCAGCCTCAATCCGATCTGCTACTGCTTTGTTGGGAACCTCTACCGGTCAGCCAAGGAAATGAAAAGCAGGTACCACAAGAAGATGGTCTCTCTTCTCAGCTTCTCTTTCTCTGATAAGAGTTTGCCCTTGTCTGTTCCTGAGCTAGTCTCATACAAGGGGCCCATGGGGCCCGCAAGCAAAGAACCCAACCGTGTTGTGGCAATTGGAAAGAAACTCAAGAAGAGCTCCAGTCCAAGAACCCAAGTGTAAGGCAGCCCTGTGACTGTATcaagctctcgctctctctctctctctctctctctctctctctcagggagGTGGTGCTACGTTTTGCAGGAACTCAGCACGACAACCTCCACAGCAAAACTTCCAAGGAGAATCCATAGTCACACCCctggggtgagaattttgttcagttcaatTTTCAGagcttaccaaaatttgcaatttTCCTTAAAAACAGGATGGgaagaacctttttttaaaacaacaacaacaacattataatgtgggagaaaatgaaactgacagattagCCACTAGTAGAGATCATACAATTATCTTTACAGGGCATCCCATGCATAGTTATTTGGGAGTAGGTTCCGTTGAACTCAGTTCTGCTTACTTCTGACCATACACTTGAGCTTTAACAAAAGTTCTTCAGTTACCTGGAAAGCAACCTTTAGACTTTAATCAGAGATACAAAAAATCTCGCAAAGAAGTGTGAGCATTTGAACCTCTAGAGTGAAGTAGGgactccatcaaagaaaagaaaaatgtatccAGCCTCTGCCTGATCATTTCccacatatttttatttcctcaatgctaattattttatttatttatttatttatttatttacagcatttatataccacttgacATCTAAATAGGTTCTGGAGCAGTcagcaataaaagataaaaagaataaaaacacaacatgaaAACATGTGAAAATTAAAACGACgtaataaacaatttaaaaaatggaaaaccaataaaaaacatagctggtcaatcaaggaagtcttcttgaaataaagatgtcttaAGCAGATGCTGAAAATGACATAATGTTGATGTCTACCtaacctctagaggcagggagttccatagaaagtgAGCCACCAAACTGAAGACGCTACTCCAGGTGGACTCAAGTCAGACCATAAATCTgtttggaaccaccaggagcatcccaACTAATCTGTCACACACATATGTAAAAACGtgaaagccttgttatcaccTTGTTCAATTACCAGACCAAGCAAGATCCACTAAGTACCTGGATGTTCTGACAGATGACATCATTGCTTCTGCTCTGAAAAAAGTCCCAGAGCTGTGCTCCGTCATTAAGGATTGTTTGAGACACAGGACCTTAATTAGACTTTGTCTGAACCTTGGATTTTCAACAAGGGGGAGCATCTAGCAGAAACTGCTCTCCAAGAGGAAAATTAGAATAGGAAGCATGGATATCTAAGTCAAGTTGACCAACCTGGGGAGAGGAGAGATCGCTTTGCTTGGAATCAACAAGAGAAAGCACATTTCTACACCAGtcattcccaacctggtgaccccCAGATGTTCTCAGCCAGCAcatagtccaccacatctggagaacaAAAGGCTAGTGAAGCCCTTTTGAACTGGTAGCTTGTTTCCTACCCAGAGAGTTGGGAGGCATGCAGTGAAATTCTCCAGGTGGAATTAACCTGAAAGGATTGCTCGAGATGGAATAAAAATTGGACTTGCACATCTCTGCATCTGGCACTTCACCTTGGGACCTCAAAGCCCTTCCACGAACTGAACTGGGACTATTTCTTCCAACCCCCTTGGTCTTTCTCAATCACTTGGATGCCTCCGGATTCCCACAGATACAAATTTACACTTGGAAGCATAAAAGCTCTCTCAGCAGCAGCTGTAAGAAAGCCCAGTTGCATGCaaagtaaaaaatttaaaaggggggaaaagaggcaGTGTGTAGCTAAATAAAAATCAGAATCCAATTGCCCCTGCTGTGATATTTCTCTCCAGAGAAGAGCCTCAAAGTGTACTTTTCTCCTTCAAATGTGGCTTCAAATGTGTGGTAGTTTGATCTTCTCTTTTCAAAGGAATCTTAGAAAAACTACAGAGTAATCAAGGTTCTCATccaattactattttttaaaaaaaaaactttcatccAAGTAAACAACATTATATGTATTGTATCTAAAGTG encodes the following:
- the LOC134410300 gene encoding QRFP-like peptide receptor, which translates into the protein MNISRLTITGSLRELWKPENLSSMGGLNGSQELDWEELEKLLFLFDKDPVTISLTIMYLASFLVGFVGNVMSLRMLTGKRSRRVPSLSATRSLLINLAICDLMVVCVCMPITVGNLIYKAWVYGDLLCRAVPFIQAVSVSASVLSLTVISLNRYYSVHNPLNARSFFTRRKILSTILVVWILSSGICMPLIFMNKRDEIGVVPGLPLAFPICREIWPQQRVKQAYSFLLFCALYCLPVSFNMVICCLTIHRLWSPTRALRDSGALNQTLPASRLKIRKKVAQMVVALVLLFAISWLPIYTMDIWIEFNSPKSLQDVAPSPWVLQLRPFAQWLSLTNSSLNPICYCFVGNLYRSAKEMKSRYHKKMVSLLSFSFSDKSLPLSVPELVSYKGPMGPASKEPNRVVAIGKKLKKSSSPRTQV